The nucleotide sequence TCTGCTCTACGGCATCGGCCTCGGCGTAATGCTCGACGATCACTGAATGGTCGACCGTCAAAACGGCGGGAATCAACGGATTCATCGCTTTGGGGTCACCCCCCAGCTCTGCGACCACATCACGCATGCCGGCGAAATCGGCCAGTGCCGGCAGGCACGTGGTGTCATGGAACATCAGGCGATTTGGCTGGAACGGCACTTCGCAATCGGGTCCGTCGCCGATGGCACGGGCCAGTACCGAGGGCAGCGATTCGGGTGAACAGCGCGCCACGTTCTCCAGCAGGATACGAATCGAATAGGGAAGCTTCGCCAGGTGAGAAGCAGGCAGCATCCTGTTCAGATCGACATAAGCAAACGGCTCGTTATCGACCCGCAGATGATTGAGGAAGTTGGTCTCGGTCATGCTCATATTGCCCAGGCCTTTTTAATTCAGGGTTGGCGAAGCGCTGTCGTATTTTTTGAGAACCAGTAGCAGGGCACGCCGGGCCCAGGGTTCGTCCAGCGTCACTGCCTTGAGTTTGTGGCTTCGAAGGTACTGGTTGATCACGTTACGCGGCAGCACCGCCAGCCCGAGGCCTGTCGAGATCATCCGGCACATGCAGTCGAATCTGCTGATGCGGATCCTCAACTTGAGCACCATCCCCGTTTTTTTCGCCTCGTGGGTCAGCAAGGCATGCGTTGAGCTTGCCAGATGCTTGATCCGGGCGGCACGGGTCAGGTTGCGCTCCTGCGCAATGGCAATGAACAGGTCCAGGCTGGTGATGTCGTATCGCACCAGCCCGATCAGCCCGAAATGATCTTGGCGACTGCATCGCCGAACGCCTGGGTGCCCAATGAGCCACCCAGATCCGGCGTGCGTTGCCGGGGATCTTTCAGGACGGCGTCGACGGCCTTGTCCATTGCCTGCCCCGCTTCGATCAATGCCGGACGGTCATGATGCTCGCCCATCCACTGCAGCAACATGCCGACGGACAGGATCATCGACACCGGGTTGGCCTTGTCCTGCCCGGCAATGTCCGGCGCCGAACCGTGTTGTGCCTGGGCACAGCAATGGCTGTCGCTGGCCATCATCGAACCGGCAAGCCCCAGGCTGCCCGACAGTTCGCTGGCCAGGTCGCTGATGATGTCGCCATAGAAGTTCGTCGCGACCAGCACGTCGAAGCGCTCGGGATTGCGCACCAGGTGGGCCGTCGAGGCATCGACCAGCAGATCGTCGAGAACCACCTCGGGGAAGTCCCTGGCGACATTGCGCACACATTCCAGGAACAGGCCATCGGTCATGTGGAAGCTGTTGGCCTTGTGGATGGCGGTGACCTTTTTTCCGCGTTTCATGGCCAACTCGAATGCCCTGCGCGCAATCCGTTCGCTGCAATGACGAGTGATCTTGCGTGTGGACAGCGCCATGTCCGGCGTCGGCATGACCTCGCCCCAACCGCGGCTCATATTGCGGTCCGGGTAAAAGCCTTCAGTGGCTTCGCGCATGATGACCAGATCCATGGTCTTGCCTTCCTTCATGTTCGAAGTCAGGAACGGACGGGTGCGTGCCGGACGGACATTGGCATACAGGTCCAGGCCGATACGGAAACCGGCCGATACGTTACGGCCGCCCTTTTCCGGAGCCGGGTAATCGGCGTGGGATTGGGTGCCCAGGATGATCCCGTCATAACCCCTGGCTTTTTCCAGCACCTCGTCACGCAGCGTCGTGCCGTGTTTTTCCAGGCTGGTGAAACCGACATCGTCGTAGTCGAACGTCAACCCGAGATCGAATTTCATGTTGGCCGCCTTCAGGACCGACATCGACGAGTCAATGATTTCAGGACCGATACCGTCACCAGGAAGTACCAAAATACGCATCGCTAACCCCTTGTTCTTATGGATTGAAAAGCCTGTTGGCCGGCCCGATGGCAAGTATGTATATCAATATAACGAAATACAATTTTACTCATGAGAAAGTGACTCACCCACGTTCGCGGCCTGTTCGCCAAACCAGGTCGTGTCCTGTCGAGCCCGACAGATTGCATTTTATTGCATGAATATACAATTCGTGCAACCTTGTCATGCCGAATCCATTAAACGATGTATTGGCTAGCGGGTAAGCGAGGCTTCGACACTGAGCTGCGCCTGTAGCTCTTCCCGGGCTTCCTTTTCGGTTTTCTGCCGCCCGACCACGTCAAGGTGATTGCGCAGGAAATCGGCGGCCGCTTCGCGCTCGCCGCTTTCGATAAGATCCAGGAGTTGGATGTGTTCTTTGCACTGGGTGATCAACCGAGGTCGATCGACGTTGGCCTTGTAGGCCATGAAGCGACGCAACTGGTTTTGCCGGCGGATGGCTTCGAGAAAAAACGCATTCCCCGAACAGCGCACGATCAGTTCGTGCAATTGCGCACCAATCTGGAAAAGCTGCGATCGCGACAGTTTGAAGATGTCACCGTCAAGCAATTGCTGCTGCGCCTCCCGGGCCTTGGCAAAGGCCGGTTTGTCGACCACGTAACCCGGCTCGAGTATCGCGGCAGGCTCAATCGCCATGCGAAAACGGTAGCTCTGGATATGGGCCTTGGAGTCGTGCAGGAAGCTGTTGATTTCCCAGCCCTGCCCTGGCTTTCGCTCAACCATGGCTTCGTTGGCCAGGCGACTCAGCACTTTCATGAGTTGCCCGCGGGGCACCTCGTACTTGCGCATCAGCTCCGCTTCAAAAAAAGTCGTGGGGATGTCGCCGCGAAGCATGTCGTCGACCACGCGCAGGTAAAAGTCCTCGAACGGGTCCACTTCCAGCGGCAGTTTGCGGCTGTCGATACCGCTCGCATCGGCCGTGAGGAAGTAGCCGCGATTCGGTTCCTTGACCGCCAGCCCAAGCTCGGCCAGCAAGGCGAAACCGCGCCGGATCGGCGACCGGGAAACCCCGAGTTCCTTGGCAAAGGCTTCCTCGCGCAAGGGATCGCCGGTACGCATCGATCGAGCCCGGGCCATGTCGATGATTCTGGGCGCCAGTTGCTCGGCCAGGTCTTTTTTTATCCTGGGTTTCGTTTTGCTCGGATCATCCACCAGGGGCGATTCGAGAGTCGGGTCTGCTGAATTCATGAAAACCAGTCATCAAAAAGAGGATAGAGCCAATGCAATGGTATGAGATCGGAGGATGACGCCATAATCCGGACCTCGCAGAAAAATAACACACTCAATGCTCATCAACATGAATAGCGGCGGCGCGCCTGCACCGTCCATTCTTGCCCCAGGGAAAATCCAATGAAGGCCCCGCTCATCTATCTGATCCACGCCACACCCTTGTCCATAGCTCCGATCAGCGAGGCTTTTGCGCGCTTATGGCCCGAAGCCAGGTTGGCAAATCTGCTCGAAGACTCGCTTTCCCGCGACCTCGCCGAAGCAGGAGTGCTGACCCCGGAGATGAACCAACGCTTTCTGAAGCTCGCTTCCTACGCCTGCGAATCCGGCGCGGACGCCATCCTGTTTACCTGCTCGGCCTTTGGCGAGTCCATCGATCAGTGCAAGCGTGCCTTGGACATTCCAGTGCTCAAGCCAAACGAAGCGATGATCGAAGAAGCCCTCCAGCGCACCGGCAAGTTGGCCCTGTTGGCGACCTTCGACGCGGCAATTGCGTCAATGGTCGAGGAGTTCAAGCACTATGCGCAGCAGCAAGGCGTCAATCTGGAACTGCAGACCCATGTCTGCGTCGGGGCGTTTGGAGAGCTGCAGAACGGAAACAAGGATCGCCATGACCGCTTGATTGCAGAATGCGCTCGAACCATCAGCAGCGGCGAATTGCTCTGTTTCGCCCAATTCTCCATGACCAGCGCTGCGCCACAGGCCAGCCAGGCCTGTGGCCTTGATGTACTCACGACACCGGACAGCGCGGTTCTGAAGCTTCGACGCTTGCTGCAGGCTTGAGGTCCTGGTTGCCCTGGATGGGCAACGCACAACCTGAAAAATGCCGGAGCCCCTACCTGACCGCTTGTAAGAAAGGCATCTGTTTTTCGCAATTATTGTACCGTGTTATCCTGTAAAACAATTTCTACTGAGGTTTATTAGGCGCGGCAGCCCAAAGGTTGCTTCGATGCTCCCTACAAAAAACACAACAGGAGTTAGCGCATGAACAACAGAATCGCCTTCGTCACCGCCGGCATGGGAAGCCTGGGTACCGCCGTCTGCCAACGACTGGCGAGGGACGGTTTTACCGTCGTCGCGGGATGTGGCCCGGATTCCCCCTTGAAAGACACCTGGTTGAGCCAACAAAAGGCACTTGGCTTTTCCTTCATCGCATCCGAAGGCAATGTCGCGGATTGGGACTCGTGTCGCCGGGCTTTCGAGGACATCAGGAAAAACATCGGGCCCATCGACGTCCTGATCAACAACGCCGGTACTGCCCGCAACGTCGTGTTCCAGGACATGCAACCCAATGACTGGGCCGCCGTGATCGACACCAACCTCAACTCCCTGTTCAACGTGACCAAACAAGTCATCGATGGCATGGCCGAGCGCGGCTGGGGCCGGGTCATCAATATTTCCTCGGTCAATGCCCAGCTCGGCCAGGTGGGACAGGTCAACTACTCCACCGCCAAATCCGCCATCCGCGGTTTCACCCGGGCACTGGCGCGGGAGGTCGGCCCTCGCGGCGTCACGGTGAACACGGTATCGCCCGGCTACGTCGCCACGGCAAAACTCAAGGCTGTCACCACCGCGGACATCATGGATCGCATCGTCCAGGACATCCCCTCCCGTCGCCTTGGCACGCCGCAAGAAATTGCCTCGATGT is from Pseudomonas sp. B21-056 and encodes:
- a CDS encoding LysR substrate-binding domain-containing protein, whose product is MRYDITSLDLFIAIAQERNLTRAARIKHLASSTHALLTHEAKKTGMVLKLRIRISRFDCMCRMISTGLGLAVLPRNVINQYLRSHKLKAVTLDEPWARRALLLVLKKYDSASPTLN
- a CDS encoding isocitrate/isopropylmalate dehydrogenase family protein — encoded protein: MRILVLPGDGIGPEIIDSSMSVLKAANMKFDLGLTFDYDDVGFTSLEKHGTTLRDEVLEKARGYDGIILGTQSHADYPAPEKGGRNVSAGFRIGLDLYANVRPARTRPFLTSNMKEGKTMDLVIMREATEGFYPDRNMSRGWGEVMPTPDMALSTRKITRHCSERIARRAFELAMKRGKKVTAIHKANSFHMTDGLFLECVRNVARDFPEVVLDDLLVDASTAHLVRNPERFDVLVATNFYGDIISDLASELSGSLGLAGSMMASDSHCCAQAQHGSAPDIAGQDKANPVSMILSVGMLLQWMGEHHDRPALIEAGQAMDKAVDAVLKDPRQRTPDLGGSLGTQAFGDAVAKIISG
- a CDS encoding GntR family transcriptional regulator; this translates as MNSADPTLESPLVDDPSKTKPRIKKDLAEQLAPRIIDMARARSMRTGDPLREEAFAKELGVSRSPIRRGFALLAELGLAVKEPNRGYFLTADASGIDSRKLPLEVDPFEDFYLRVVDDMLRGDIPTTFFEAELMRKYEVPRGQLMKVLSRLANEAMVERKPGQGWEINSFLHDSKAHIQSYRFRMAIEPAAILEPGYVVDKPAFAKAREAQQQLLDGDIFKLSRSQLFQIGAQLHELIVRCSGNAFFLEAIRRQNQLRRFMAYKANVDRPRLITQCKEHIQLLDLIESGEREAAADFLRNHLDVVGRQKTEKEAREELQAQLSVEASLTR
- a CDS encoding aspartate/glutamate racemase family protein, which codes for MKAPLIYLIHATPLSIAPISEAFARLWPEARLANLLEDSLSRDLAEAGVLTPEMNQRFLKLASYACESGADAILFTCSAFGESIDQCKRALDIPVLKPNEAMIEEALQRTGKLALLATFDAAIASMVEEFKHYAQQQGVNLELQTHVCVGAFGELQNGNKDRHDRLIAECARTISSGELLCFAQFSMTSAAPQASQACGLDVLTTPDSAVLKLRRLLQA
- the phbB gene encoding acetoacetyl-CoA reductase, whose translation is MNNRIAFVTAGMGSLGTAVCQRLARDGFTVVAGCGPDSPLKDTWLSQQKALGFSFIASEGNVADWDSCRRAFEDIRKNIGPIDVLINNAGTARNVVFQDMQPNDWAAVIDTNLNSLFNVTKQVIDGMAERGWGRVINISSVNAQLGQVGQVNYSTAKSAIRGFTRALAREVGPRGVTVNTVSPGYVATAKLKAVTTADIMDRIVQDIPSRRLGTPQEIASMCAWLASDESGYANGADFSLNGGLHMS